In Paludibaculum fermentans, the genomic stretch AGTTCAGGCGGGTGGCCGCGAGACTGCATTGGGCCGTGACATCGACCGTGTCAGGCAACCGCAGGTAGGCGACTTCGCCATCGTGATCGGAAAGCCGCTCCGGCCGATTCGGATCGTTGCGGTAGCTCTCCGGGAAGTCGGCGTCCACATGCGCGACAGCAAACCGGGTGAGCCGCTGCATCAGGTGGCCGTTGGCCAGCATGTGGTCGAGCGACTGGGCATTGCCGTCGAAGCTGTAGCTGTAGCGGCCCTCGGCCGGCAGCGTGTCCTCCAGCTCAAACAGATCGGGATTCAGGAGATCAGGACTGGCCAGCACGACCTGAGACAAGGGCGCCGGAGTCCCCTTGATCGTCCCGATAACATCGACGTAGCCATCGCTGGCGCTGAAGGCGTTGAAGTCGCCCAGCAACAGAATGAGTTCGCCGGGATTCGCCTGCTGGCGCGACTGCACCAACCCCGACAGGTACTCGGCCTGTGCGCGGCGCTTGGCGCGGATGCGGCCGCCGTCGGCCGGATCGTCCACCCCGGTGAGCGAGCGCAGATGGTTGGCGATGATCGTCACGGGCAGCGCCGTCGACGAACCTGCCTTATTGACCCGAACACGCAGCACCAGCGGAGGGCGGTCGTTCAACAACGCCGGCGTGCTGCTGCCCGGATCCTGGTAGGTGGTGTCCTTGCCATACTGCACAACGTCCACCACGGCGACCTTCGTGGACTTCACCAGGAAGCCGACATCGATCCCGCCGACGTCGTTCCCTTCCACCAGGTACGCCTGATACCCGGGATTCGCCTGCCCTTGCGCCACCGCATCCGCATTGACCTTGGCCGCGACGCTTTGCAGCGTGGAGAGGTTCTCCATCTCGGCCACGCCCAGCACATCGGGCGATTTCATGACGTTGCGGACCAGCAAGGACAGCTTGTTGAGCCGGTTGTTGAACGCGGCCTGTGTCAGCGCGACGTCACTCACCGACGGGTCGTTCACCGTATCGAAGAAGCGCTCCACGTTGAGGCCGCCCACAGTGAACTCATCCGCCGCGGGATCGGGCACGGGCACGGCCGCAGCCACGCCGGACACCGCTGCGTTCACGCCGGCCTCGGGCAGCAGCGTGTAAGTCCGCAGGCCATAGTCGAGCACGCCCACCAGACCCGCGATGGTGGCGCCGGAAGTGACCTCCAGCAGCGCGGCGCCGGGCTGGGCTCCGCTATCGATCCGGATCCTCTCGGGGTTGCCGTCAAAACGCGGCACGCAGCACGGCGAGCCCGCCGGCAGCGGGTCCGGCACCTGGACACCCGCTTCGCGGAAGGGCCGTTTCACACCGGCCAGCACGCCATAGAAGACGCCGTTGGAGGTGGAGGTCGCCGCCGCTTCGTTGACGCTGCCCTGGGTGGGCGACACGGCGGTGAGCGAGTCGATGCGCACCCGCATGCCTTCGTACTTCTCCAGGTTGTCGAGGCTGTTCACCAGCGTGTCGGCGGCGGTGATCGTCACGGCCGGCGGCACCGTGCCCGCGCCCATGAGCGTAACTTTCGGCGAGCCCGCGATCTCGGTCATGGAAGGGCTGGACGGATCACTGGAGGGAACATACTCCTGCACCTGTCCGCTCACGCACACGTCGTTGCCGATCGCCGCCGCGCTCGGAGGAGCGCTGGACGTGAAGACGAACACGCCATCGGAGGTCGCGGGGTTATTGTCGCCCGGAGCCGGCGACTGCACAAAGAACCCATTGGTCCGCAGGCCGGTGACGACCCCGCGCGTAACCACGTTCCGCCCGGTGACCGGCGAGGTGGCGGTGCTGCCCTGGATCTGCCAGATCTCATGGGTCAGGCTGCACGTCGGAATGTTCGAATTGACGGTGAGAGTAAACGTGCCATCGGAGGAGTTGGCGGGGTCGGCCGCATCAGTCGCACGGACGCTGATGTTGAGCGTGGCCGCGCCCGTAGGCGTGCCGGAGATCAAGCCGCTGGCCGTCAGGCTCAAGCCAACCGACGGCAGCCCGCTGAGCGCGCTCCAAGTGTAAGCGCCCGATCCACCCGCAGCCGCAAGCTGCTGGCTGTAAGCGGCGCCCACCGTGGCCTCCGGCAGCACCGCATCCGTCAGGATCCGCACCGGGGTACTCACTCCGCACAACTGCGTGGGCGAGGCCGCATTGCGCGGCGCCGGAGCCCCCGTACTGAAGTCGGCGGCATTGTTGTTGGTATCGACGCACCCCGCTCCGGCCCGGAACAAGGCAGTGGTGTTGCTGGCCGCGGGCGCTGGTCCTGCGCCCTCGTAGTAGTTCGCCGTGCCAAACCCGACAAGATCGAGGATCCGCGCCACCGAGGCCGCACTGCACGCAGCGCTGCCGCCATTGCAATCGAGCGCCGCCGTACCCGAAACCAGCGCCACCTTCCCGCCCGTCGCCGAAAGGTTGATCGTACCCGTCAGGTCGGGAGCCGGCAGGTCCGCCCCGGTGGTGCCCGAGCTCATCTTCACCAGGAAATACTGGCCCGCGTTCAGCGACCCCGACAGCAGGGTGATCTGGCCGCTGGTCGCTCCGAAGTTCCCTGTGCCGGTCGCGCTGGTGTACTGCAGCGACAGGCCATCCAGCGGCACGGTCGAGGATCCGGGATTGAACAGCTCCACATAGTCGCTATTCAGCGGAGCCCCGCTATTCCCGCCCCCGCCGTACACCTGGCTGATGACGACCTGGGCATGGGCGGAAGCGGCTAGGAAGGAGAGGAGCAGGAGGGAGGAGGCGGTTTTGAGCGATGACATAAGAGTGGGCCGGACAATCCAGGGAACAGGACGCCGGCAGAGGGAAAGGCTGCCCGCGGCGCGCCGGCCTCGCCGCGGGCGATTCGGTTCAGACGGCTAGACGCCGTAGTCGAGCAGCGCCTTGCGGCCCAGCTTGATGCCCTCGAGTTCATCCAGCTTGCTGCCTTCAAACTCGATGCCGATATAGCCGGAGTACTTCGACGCCTCAACGACCTTCAGCATCTTCGGGATGTCGTAGACCTCTTCGGTGTTGTTCGGTCCATCGAAGTGGCACTTGAAGCTGGCGCCCTTGGCGTAGGTCATCAGCTTGGTCACCGCAGCGTAGCGGTCGATCTCGGTGGGGAAGTTGCCGAAGTCGGGCAGGGTGCCGAAGTTGGGCAGCGACACTTTCTTCATCAGCGAGAGCACGACATCGGGATTCGACGAGATGCCGCCGTGATTCTCGATGATGATGTTGATCCCCGCGGTCTTGGCGTAGCCGCACAGGGCCGTGAAGCTCTCCGCGCAGTAGCCGAGGAAGGCTTCGATCTCCGCCGGAGTCGTGGGCTGCTTCTCCGGGTACATGTTGGTGCGGATGGAGTGGCACCCCACCTCGGCCGCGGCGTCCACCCACTTGTGGTGGTTCTTGACGGCCTTCATGCGCTGGGCCTTGTCGGAATGGCCCATCATGCCTTCGTCATCCACCATGATCAGCACCGGCTTGGTGCCCGTGTCCGCCATGCGGCGCTTCAGCCTGGCGATGTAGCCGGCGGTGGGCGAACCCCAGAGCGTGTTCACGAACTC encodes the following:
- a CDS encoding sugar phosphate isomerase/epimerase family protein, with the translated sequence MTLSRRHLLSSLLAAPLAGLAAPAPGRFKVSLAEWSIHKAIQQGKLTNLDFPRIAKENNCEGLEFVNTLWGSPTAGYIARLKRRMADTGTKPVLIMVDDEGMMGHSDKAQRMKAVKNHHKWVDAAAEVGCHSIRTNMYPEKQPTTPAEIEAFLGYCAESFTALCGYAKTAGINIIIENHGGISSNPDVVLSLMKKVSLPNFGTLPDFGNFPTEIDRYAAVTKLMTYAKGASFKCHFDGPNNTEEVYDIPKMLKVVEASKYSGYIGIEFEGSKLDELEGIKLGRKALLDYGV
- a CDS encoding lamin tail domain-containing protein; its protein translation is MSSLKTASSLLLLSFLAASAHAQVVISQVYGGGGNSGAPLNSDYVELFNPGSSTVPLDGLSLQYTSATGTGNFGATSGQITLLSGSLNAGQYFLVKMSSGTTGADLPAPDLTGTINLSATGGKVALVSGTAALDCNGGSAACSAASVARILDLVGFGTANYYEGAGPAPAASNTTALFRAGAGCVDTNNNAADFSTGAPAPRNAASPTQLCGVSTPVRILTDAVLPEATVGAAYSQQLAAAGGSGAYTWSALSGLPSVGLSLTASGLISGTPTGAATLNISVRATDAADPANSSDGTFTLTVNSNIPTCSLTHEIWQIQGSTATSPVTGRNVVTRGVVTGLRTNGFFVQSPAPGDNNPATSDGVFVFTSSAPPSAAAIGNDVCVSGQVQEYVPSSDPSSPSMTEIAGSPKVTLMGAGTVPPAVTITAADTLVNSLDNLEKYEGMRVRIDSLTAVSPTQGSVNEAAATSTSNGVFYGVLAGVKRPFREAGVQVPDPLPAGSPCCVPRFDGNPERIRIDSGAQPGAALLEVTSGATIAGLVGVLDYGLRTYTLLPEAGVNAAVSGVAAAVPVPDPAADEFTVGGLNVERFFDTVNDPSVSDVALTQAAFNNRLNKLSLLVRNVMKSPDVLGVAEMENLSTLQSVAAKVNADAVAQGQANPGYQAYLVEGNDVGGIDVGFLVKSTKVAVVDVVQYGKDTTYQDPGSSTPALLNDRPPLVLRVRVNKAGSSTALPVTIIANHLRSLTGVDDPADGGRIRAKRRAQAEYLSGLVQSRQQANPGELILLLGDFNAFSASDGYVDVIGTIKGTPAPLSQVVLASPDLLNPDLFELEDTLPAEGRYSYSFDGNAQSLDHMLANGHLMQRLTRFAVAHVDADFPESYRNDPNRPERLSDHDGEVAYLRLPDTVDVTAQCSLAATRLNFGTVDRVATGAVRVLNNGTAPIAGPVYLQFTNLPPGVTLLNADGLIAGSPYLVVSRNALAAGTPVSVRVRFGNTGPYAISYTPKVVTGSF